In Haliotis asinina isolate JCU_RB_2024 chromosome 16, JCU_Hal_asi_v2, whole genome shotgun sequence, the following are encoded in one genomic region:
- the LOC137268763 gene encoding mucin-5AC-like → MSSNHNCLKDAHDVKHCHSRIHVPFTAQRPIPSPTTKSPAPPHEAHDVSHCRSRTHAPFTAQRPIPSPTAKSPAPPHEAHDVNHCHSRTHAPFTAQRPIPSPTAKSPAPPHEAHDVSHCHSRTHAPFTAQRPIPSPTAKSPAPPHEAHDVSHCHSRTHAPFTAQRPIPSPTAKSPAPPHEAHDVSHCHSRTHAPFTAQRPIPSPTAKSPAPPHEAHDVNHCHSRTHAPFTAQRPIPSPTAKSPAPPHEAHDVSHCHSRTHAPFTAQRPIPSPTAKSPAPPHEAHDVSHCRSRTHAAFTAQRPIPLPTAKSPAPPHEAHDVNHCHSRTHAAFTSQRPIPSPTAKSPAPPHEAHDVNHCHSRIHAPFTSQRPIPSPTAKSPAPPHEAHDVNHCHSRIHAPFTAQRPIPSPTAKSLAPPHEAYNVNHCHSRTHAPFTAQRPIPSPTAKSPAPPHEAHDVSHCRSRTHAPFTAQRPIPSPTAKSPAPPHEAHDVSHCRSRTHAPFTAQRPIPSPTAKSPAPPHEAHDVNHCHSRTHAPFTAQRPIPSPTAKSPAPPHEAHDVSHCHSRTHAPFTAQRPIPSPTAKSPAPPHEAHDVSHCHSRTHAPFTAQRPIPSPTAKSPAPPHEAHDVSHCRSRTHAAFTAQRPIPLPTAKSPAPPHEAHDVNHCHSRTHAAFTSQRPIPSPTAKSPAPPHEAHDVNHCHSRIHAPFTSQRPIPSPTAKSPAPPHEAHDVNHCHSRIHAPFTAQRPIPSPTAKSPAPPHEAYNVNHCHSRTHAPFTAQRPIPSPTAKSPAPPHEAHDVSHCRSRTHAPFTAQRPIPSPTAKSPAPPHEAHDVSHCRSRTHAPFTAQRPIPSPTAKSPAPPHEAHDVNHCHSRTHAPFTAQRPIPSPTAKPPAPPHEAHDVSHCRSRTHAPFTAQRPIPSPTAKSPAPPHEAHDVSHCRSRTHAPFTSQRPIPLPTAKPPAPPLLRTFCETLVIHTLTHFHFVPKLQPS, encoded by the coding sequence ATGTCGTCGAATCATAATTGCTTAAAGGATGcccatgatgtcaaacactgtcACAGTCGTATACATGTTCCATTCACAGCCCAGAGACCCATACCCTCACCCACAACCAAATCACCAGCACCCCCACAtgaagctcatgatgtcagtcactgtcgCAGTCGTACACACGCTCCATTCACAGCCCAGAGACCCATACCCTCACCCACAGCCAAATCACCAGCACCCCCACAtgaagctcatgatgtcaatcactgtcaCAGTCGTACACACGCTCCATTCACAGCCCAGAGACCCATACCCTCACCCACAGCCAAATCACCAGCACCCCCACAtgaagctcatgatgtcagtcactgtcaCAGTCGTACACACGCTCCATTCACAGCCCAGAGACCCATACCCTCACCCACAGCCAAATCACCAGCACCCCCACAtgaagctcatgatgtcagtcactgtcaCAGTCGTACACACGCTCCATTCACAGCCCAGAGACCCATACCCTCACCCACAGCCAAATCACCAGCACCCCCACAtgaagctcatgatgtcagtcactgtcaCAGTCGTACACACGCTCCATTCACAGCCCAGAGACCCATACCCTCACCCACAGCCAAATCACCAGCACCCCCACAtgaagctcatgatgtcaatcactgtcaCAGTCGTACACACGCTCCATTCACAGCCCAGAGACCCATACCCTCACCCACAGCCAAATCACCAGCACCCCCACAtgaagctcatgatgtcagtcactgtcaCAGTCGTACACACGCTCCATTCACAGCCCAGAGACCCATACCCTCACCCACAGCCAAATCACCAGCACCCCCACAtgaagctcatgatgtcagtcactgtcgCAGTCGTACACACGCTGCATTCACAGCCCAGAGACCCATACCCTTGCCCACAGCCAAATCACCGGCACCCCCACAtgaagctcatgatgtcaatcactgtcaCAGTCGTACACACGCTGCATTCACATCCCAGAGACCCATACCCTCACCCACAGCCAAATCACCGGCACCCCCACAtgaagctcatgatgtcaatcactgtcaCAGTCGTATACATGCTCCATTCACATCCCAGAGACCCATACCCTCACCCACAGCCAAATCACCGGCACCCCCACAtgaagctcatgatgtcaatcactgtcaCAGTCGTATACATGCTCCATTCACAGCCCAGAGACCCATACCCTCACCCACAGCCAAATCACTAGCACCCCCACATGAAGcttataatgtcaatcactgtcaCAGTCGTACACACGCTCCATTCACAGCCCAGAGACCCATACCCTCACCCACAGCCAAATCACCAGCACCCCCACAtgaagctcatgatgtcagtcactgtcgCAGTCGTACACACGCTCCATTCACAGCCCAGAGACCCATACCCTCACCCACAGCCAAATCACCAGCACCCCCACAtgaagctcatgatgtcagtcactgtcgCAGTCGTACACACGCTCCATTCACAGCCCAGAGACCCATACCCTCACCCACAGCCAAATCACCGGCACCCCCACAtgaagctcatgatgtcaatcactgtcaCAGTCGTACACACGCTCCATTCACAGCCCAGAGACCAATACCCTCACCCACAGCCAAATCACCAGCACCCCCACAtgaagctcatgatgtcagtcactgtcaCAGTCGTACACACGCTCCATTCACAGCCCAGAGACCCATACCCTCACCCACAGCCAAATCACCAGCACCCCCACAtgaagctcatgatgtcagtcactgtcaCAGTCGTACACACGCTCCATTCACAGCCCAGAGACCCATACCCTCACCCACAGCCAAATCACCAGCACCCCCACAtgaagctcatgatgtcagtcactgtcgCAGTCGTACACACGCTGCATTCACAGCCCAGAGACCCATACCCTTGCCCACAGCCAAATCACCGGCACCCCCACAtgaagctcatgatgtcaatcactgtcaCAGTCGTACACACGCTGCATTCACATCCCAGAGACCCATACCCTCACCCACAGCCAAATCACCGGCACCCCCACAtgaagctcatgatgtcaatcactgtcaCAGTCGTATACATGCTCCATTCACATCCCAGAGACCCATACCCTCACCCACAGCCAAATCACCGGCACCCCCACAtgaagctcatgatgtcaatcactgtcaCAGTCGTATACATGCTCCATTCACAGCCCAGAGACCCATACCCTCACCCACAGCCAAATCACCAGCACCCCCACATGAAGcttataatgtcaatcactgtcaCAGTCGTACACACGCTCCATTCACAGCCCAGAGACCCATACCCTCACCCACAGCCAAATCACCAGCACCCCCACAtgaagctcatgatgtcagtcactgtcgCAGTCGTACACACGCTCCATTCACAGCCCAGAGACCCATACCCTCACCCACAGCCAAATCACCAGCACCCCCACAtgaagctcatgatgtcagtcactgtcgCAGTCGTACACACGCTCCATTCACAGCCCAGAGACCCATACCCTCACCCACAGCCAAATCACCGGCACCCCCACAtgaagctcatgatgtcaatcactgtcaCAGTCGTACACACGCTCCATTCACAGCCCAGAGACCCATACCCTCACCCACAGCCAAACCACCAGCACCCCCGCAtgaagctcatgatgtcagtcactgtcgCAGTCGTACACACGCTCCATTCACAGCCCAGAGACCCATACCCTCACCCACAGCCAAATCACCAGCACCCCCACAtgaagctcatgatgtcagtcactgtcgCAGTCGTACACACGCTCCATTCACATCCCAGAGACCAATACCCTTGCCCACAGCCAAACCACCAGCACCCCCACTACTCCGCACCTTCTGCGAAACCCTAGTCATTCACACCCTTACCCATTTTCATTTCGTACCCAAACTACAACCCAGCTAG
- the LOC137268762 gene encoding mucin-2-like, translating to MNPAIKKIKINPSRFQPGMIHNNDPPSLLSNDPPSPSTNDPPSLHNNGPLSPSSSDPRSLHSNVSPSPSTNDPPSLHNDGPLSPSSSDPRSLHSNVSPSPSTNDPPSPSRNDPPSLHNNGPLSPSSSDPRSLHSNVSPSPSTNDPPSPSRNDPPSLHNNGPLSPSSSDPRSLHSNVSPSPSTNDPPSPSRNDPPSLHNNGPLSPSSSDPRSLHSNVSPSPSTNDPPSSSRNDPPSLHNNGPLSPSSSDPRSLHSNVSPSPSTNDPPSLHNDGPLSPSSSDPRSLHSNVSPSPSTNDPPSPSRNDPPSLHNNGPLSPSSSDPRSLHSNVSPSPSTNDPPSPSRNDPPSLHNNGPLSPSSSDPRSLHSNVSPSPSTNDPPSPSRNDPPSLHNNGPLSPSSSDPRSLHSNVSPSPSTNDPPSSSRNDPPSLHNNGPLSPSSSDPRSLHSNVSPSPSTNDPPSSSRNDPPSLHNNGPLSPSSSDPRSLHSNVSPSPSTNDPPSPSRNDPPSLHNNGPLSPSSSDPRSLHSNVSPSPSTNDPPSSSRNDPPSLHNNGPLSPSSSDPRSLHSNVSPSPSTNDPPSPSRNDPPSLHNNGPLSPSSSDPRSLHSNVSPSPSTNDPPSSSRNDPPSLHNNGPLSPSSSDPRSLHSNVSPSPSTNDPPSSSRNDPPSLHNNGPLSPSSSDPRSLHSNVSPSPSTNDPPSPSRNDPPSLHNNGPLSPSSSDPRSLHSNVSPSPSTNDPPSSSRNDPPSLHNNGPLSPSSSDPRSLHSNVSPSPSTNDPPSPSRNDPPSLHNNGPLSPSSSDPRSLHSNVSPSPSTNDPPRLHSNVPPSPSSDDSP from the coding sequence ATGAACCcagcaataaaaaaaataaagatcAACCCATCAAGGTTCCAGCCAGGAATGATCCACAACAATGATCCACCTAGTCTACTCAGTAATGATCCACCTAGTCCATCCACCAATGATCCACCTAGTCTACACAACAATGGTCCACTTAGTCCATCCAGCAGCGATCCACGTAGTCTACACAGTAATGTTTCACCTAGTCCATCCACCAATGATCCACCTAGTCTACACAACGATGGTCCACTTAGTCCATCCAGCAGCGATCCACGTAGTCTACACAGTAATGTTTCACCTAGTCCATCCACCAATGATCCACCTAGTCCGTCCAGAAATGATCCACCTAGTCTACACAACAATGGTCCACTTAGTCCATCCAGCAGCGATCCACGTAGTCTACACAGTAATGTTTCACCTAGTCCATCCACCAATGATCCACCTAGTCCGTCCAGAAATGATCCACCTAGTCTACACAACAATGGTCCACTTAGTCCATCCAGCAGCGATCCACGTAGTCTACACAGTAATGTTTCACCTAGTCCATCCACCAATGATCCACCTAGTCCGTCCAGAAATGATCCACCTAGTCTACACAACAATGGTCCACTTAGTCCATCCAGCAGCGATCCACGTAGTCTACACAGTAATGTTTCACCTAGTCCATCCACCAATGATCCACCTAGTTCATCCAGAAATGATCCACCTAGTCTACACAACAATGGTCCACTTAGTCCATCCAGCAGCGATCCACGTAGTCTACACAGTAATGTTTCACCTAGTCCATCCACCAATGATCCACCTAGTCTACACAACGATGGTCCACTTAGTCCATCCAGCAGCGATCCACGTAGTCTACACAGTAATGTTTCACCTAGTCCATCCACCAATGATCCACCTAGTCCGTCCAGAAATGATCCACCTAGTCTACACAACAATGGTCCACTTAGTCCATCCAGCAGCGATCCACGTAGTCTACACAGTAATGTTTCACCTAGTCCATCCACCAATGATCCACCTAGTCCGTCCAGAAATGATCCACCTAGTCTACACAACAATGGTCCACTTAGTCCATCCAGCAGCGATCCACGTAGTCTACACAGTAATGTTTCACCTAGTCCATCCACCAATGATCCACCTAGTCCGTCCAGAAATGATCCACCTAGTCTACACAACAATGGTCCACTTAGTCCATCCAGCAGCGATCCACGTAGTCTACACAGTAATGTTTCACCTAGTCCATCCACCAATGATCCACCTAGTTCATCCAGAAATGATCCACCTAGTCTACACAACAATGGTCCACTTAGTCCATCCAGCAGCGATCCACGTAGTCTACACAGTAATGTTTCACCTAGTCCATCCACCAATGATCCACCTAGTTCATCCAGAAATGATCCACCTAGTCTACACAACAATGGTCCACTTAGTCCATCCAGCAGCGATCCACGTAGTCTACACAGTAATGTTTCACCTAGTCCATCCACCAATGATCCACCTAGTCCGTCCAGAAATGATCCACCTAGTCTACACAACAATGGTCCACTTAGTCCATCCAGCAGCGATCCACGTAGTCTACACAGTAATGTTTCACCTAGTCCATCCACCAATGATCCACCTAGTTCATCCAGAAATGATCCACCTAGTCTACACAACAATGGTCCACTTAGTCCATCCAGCAGCGATCCACGTAGTCTACACAGTAATGTTTCACCTAGTCCATCCACCAATGATCCACCTAGTCCGTCCAGAAATGATCCACCTAGTCTACACAACAATGGTCCACTTAGTCCATCCAGCAGCGATCCACGTAGTCTACACAGTAATGTTTCACCTAGTCCATCCACCAATGATCCACCTAGTTCATCCAGAAATGATCCACCTAGTCTACACAACAATGGTCCACTTAGTCCATCCAGCAGCGATCCACGTAGTCTACACAGTAATGTTTCACCTAGTCCATCCACCAATGATCCACCTAGTTCATCCAGAAATGATCCACCTAGTCTACACAACAATGGTCCACTTAGTCCATCCAGCAGCGATCCACGTAGTCTACACAGTAATGTTTCACCTAGTCCATCCACCAATGATCCACCTAGTCCGTCCAGAAATGATCCACCTAGTCTACACAACAATGGTCCACTTAGTCCATCCAGCAGCGATCCACGTAGTCTACACAGTAATGTTTCACCTAGTCCATCCACCAATGATCCACCTAGTTCATCCAGAAATGATCCACCTAGTCTACACAACAATGGTCCACTTAGTCCATCCAGCAGCGATCCACGTAGTCTACACAGTAATGTTTCACCTAGTCCATCCACCAATGATCCACCTAGTCCGTCCAGAAATGATCCACCTAGTCTACACAACAATGGTCCACTTAGTCCATCCAGCAGCGATCCACGTAGTCTACACAGTAATGTTTCACCTAGTCCATCCACCAATGATCCACCTAGACTACACAGTAATGTTCCACCTAGTCCATCCAGCGATGATTCCCCCTAG